Proteins encoded within one genomic window of Cellulomonas xiejunii:
- the recD gene encoding exodeoxyribonuclease V subunit alpha gives MSTDTGTHVRSALPGADADPGDPRRPWCAGALLAGFAAAGVLTSADVRVAERLGELTGEDDPTVHLAAALAVRAVRAGSVCVDLADAPTLAAEGSGDEPDAPPPDVALPWPDLVEWTAAVRRSPMLADGVDGPADRPVRWVDGRVYLDRYWRDEQVVRRDVDARLVGLLDVDDAALRAAVHARFGGPQDSRQRLAAATAALSRLTVLTGGPGTGKTTTVARLVAVLRDVAGPGLRVALAAPTGKAAARLQEAVNAELARLAGETADAAAPLTASTVHRLLGWRPSSTRFAHDRTHRLPHDVVVLDEASMVSLPLLARVLDALRPDARLVLVGDPDQLASVEVGAVLGDLVARPPARRMLPARLAAVLPGDVPGGSPADVRDAAALHGGVVRLVVPHRFGHDLGALADAVRRGDGDSTLALLRAGGPHASLVEPAGVTPADDEVPGLRLDVGSTGALVTAAARAGDAAGALEALNAHRLLLAHRRGPAGVRRWAALAERWVAEATGDHEHGPWPVGRPLLVTANDRTTGLSNGDTGVIVSDGAGGVVAAFGEPRAVRLVRPHRLPAVEPVHAMTVHRAQGSQFTGVTVLLPPASSPLLTRELLYTAVTRAREHVRVVGSADAVRAAVERPVRRASGLRFAR, from the coding sequence ATGAGCACGGACACCGGGACGCACGTGCGGTCCGCGCTGCCGGGCGCGGACGCCGACCCGGGCGACCCGCGTCGGCCCTGGTGCGCGGGCGCGCTGCTCGCCGGGTTCGCCGCCGCGGGCGTCCTGACGTCCGCCGACGTGCGCGTCGCCGAACGGCTGGGAGAGCTCACGGGTGAGGATGACCCGACCGTGCACCTGGCGGCCGCGCTCGCGGTGCGCGCCGTGCGGGCCGGGTCGGTCTGCGTCGATCTGGCCGACGCGCCGACGCTCGCGGCCGAGGGCTCCGGCGACGAGCCCGACGCTCCCCCGCCGGACGTCGCCCTGCCGTGGCCGGACCTCGTGGAGTGGACCGCAGCCGTGCGGCGCAGCCCGATGCTCGCCGACGGCGTCGACGGCCCGGCCGACCGGCCGGTGCGCTGGGTGGACGGACGCGTCTACCTCGACAGGTACTGGCGCGACGAGCAGGTGGTCCGCCGCGACGTCGACGCGCGCCTCGTCGGGCTGCTCGACGTCGACGACGCCGCTCTGCGCGCGGCGGTGCACGCGCGGTTCGGCGGACCGCAGGACTCCCGCCAGCGCCTGGCCGCCGCGACCGCGGCACTGTCCCGGCTCACCGTCCTCACGGGCGGCCCCGGCACGGGCAAGACCACGACCGTCGCTCGCCTGGTCGCCGTCCTGCGCGACGTCGCGGGCCCGGGCCTGCGGGTCGCGCTCGCGGCACCGACGGGCAAGGCGGCTGCACGCCTGCAGGAGGCCGTGAACGCCGAGCTCGCGCGATTGGCGGGCGAGACCGCCGACGCCGCCGCACCGCTCACGGCGTCGACGGTGCACCGCCTGCTGGGGTGGCGCCCGTCGAGCACGCGCTTCGCGCACGACCGCACGCACCGACTCCCGCACGACGTGGTCGTCCTCGACGAGGCGTCGATGGTGTCCCTGCCGCTGCTCGCCCGCGTGCTCGACGCGCTGCGTCCGGACGCCCGGCTCGTCCTCGTCGGCGACCCCGACCAGCTCGCGTCCGTCGAGGTGGGCGCGGTGCTGGGCGACCTCGTCGCGCGTCCGCCGGCCCGCCGGATGCTGCCGGCTCGGCTGGCCGCCGTGCTGCCCGGCGACGTCCCGGGCGGCTCCCCCGCCGACGTCCGCGACGCCGCCGCCCTGCACGGCGGTGTGGTCCGACTCGTCGTACCCCACCGCTTCGGTCACGACCTCGGCGCGCTCGCCGACGCGGTCCGCCGCGGCGACGGCGACTCGACGCTCGCCCTGCTGCGCGCGGGCGGTCCGCACGCCTCCCTCGTCGAGCCGGCAGGGGTCACACCCGCCGACGACGAGGTCCCCGGCCTGCGGCTCGACGTCGGGTCGACGGGCGCTCTGGTCACGGCTGCCGCGCGCGCGGGTGACGCCGCCGGTGCGCTCGAGGCGCTGAACGCGCACCGGCTGCTGCTGGCGCACCGCCGCGGACCTGCCGGTGTGAGGCGCTGGGCCGCGCTCGCCGAGCGCTGGGTCGCCGAGGCGACCGGTGACCACGAGCACGGCCCGTGGCCGGTGGGCCGCCCCCTGCTCGTCACCGCCAACGACCGCACGACGGGCCTGTCGAACGGTGACACCGGCGTGATCGTGTCCGACGGCGCCGGCGGTGTGGTCGCGGCATTCGGCGAACCGCGCGCGGTGCGTCTGGTGCGCCCGCACCGCCTGCCCGCCGTCGAGCCCGTGCACGCCATGACGGTGCACCGCGCCCAGGGCAGCCAGTTCACGGGTGTCACCGTCCTGCTGCCACCCGCGTCGTCGCCCCTGCTCACGCGCGAGCTGCTCTACACGGCTGTCACGCGTGCGCGCGAGCACGTGCGCGTCGTCGGATCGGCCGACGCCGTGCGGGCGGCCGTGGAACGGCCGGTGCGTCGCGCGAGCGGTCTGCGGTTCGCGCGGTAG
- a CDS encoding CstA-like transporter-associated (seleno)protein: MRKVLRAVRWYVREMTGEAAYDRYVAAHATRHGDHPPLTRAQWWRARDDARERVAHESCC, encoded by the coding sequence ATGAGGAAGGTGCTCCGTGCCGTGCGGTGGTACGTGCGGGAGATGACGGGTGAGGCGGCGTACGACCGGTACGTCGCAGCGCACGCCACCCGCCACGGCGACCACCCGCCGCTGACCCGCGCCCAGTGGTGGCGGGCACGCGACGACGCGCGCGAGCGCGTGGCGCACGAGAGCTGCTGCTGA
- a CDS encoding carbon starvation CstA family protein — MTTTQEPRVPEYTPEEQAEILRDDAGVPVGVVEKPRWTPAKIALWVAISLVGACGWMMLAVVRGEEVNTIWFVVTAVSTYAIAYRFYALYIQRKIMRPDDKRATPAERINNGRDFDPTDRRVLYGHHFAAIAGAGPLVGPVLAAQMGYLPGTLWIILGVVVAGAVQDMLVLFYSMRRGGRSLGQMARDEIGRFGGTVAIIVVFVMLMIVLAVLALVCVNALAESPWGVFSVGCTIPIALLMGLYLRYLRPGRVTEVSVIGFVALLAAIIGGRYVAESSWGDFFHLTPTTLVVCMVIYGFFAAVLPVWLLLTPRDYLSTFMKVGTILLLAVGIIVVRPIAQMPDVTEFAFNSEGPVFAGALFPFLFITIACGALSGMHAMVSSGTTPKMVQKESQVRMIGYGGMLMESFVAIMALAAAVSLNQGIYFSMNMSPASIEQTAGEQYSADGTAEENAAAAIANLGVSDPAGDQPIVTWDSVVDGEEVTLTGAAALEQVAKDVGEPSIVSRTGGAPTLAVGMANIMHSVVGGKAMMSFWYHFAIMFEALFILSAVDAVTRVARFQLGDAIGNLLPKFRDPGWRLGSWLTTGVVVASWGSLLLMGVTDPNGGIRTLFPLFGIANQLIAASALTIVTVMVVKKGFVKWAWIPLVPLVFDTATTFTASYQKIFSSDLAIGYWALHNATKDKIAAGGLDEQALANAEATVRNTAIQGTLSILFVVLVGLLMATAVVAVVKSLKAGAARGDEVDTSEDPDEPSHFYAPSGLLVPTPLERKVEAEYAVVGDPKLMAGGSH, encoded by the coding sequence ATGACGACCACGCAAGAGCCGCGCGTGCCCGAGTACACGCCCGAGGAACAGGCCGAAATCCTGCGTGACGACGCCGGGGTACCCGTCGGCGTCGTCGAGAAGCCACGGTGGACCCCCGCGAAGATCGCCCTCTGGGTCGCGATCTCCCTGGTCGGCGCGTGCGGCTGGATGATGCTGGCGGTGGTCCGCGGCGAAGAGGTCAATACGATCTGGTTCGTCGTCACCGCGGTGTCGACGTACGCGATCGCGTACCGGTTCTACGCGCTGTACATCCAGCGGAAGATCATGCGCCCGGACGACAAGCGGGCGACCCCCGCCGAGCGCATCAACAACGGCCGTGACTTCGACCCCACCGACCGGCGCGTGCTCTACGGGCACCATTTCGCCGCCATCGCCGGTGCGGGGCCGCTCGTCGGGCCCGTGCTCGCGGCGCAGATGGGCTACCTGCCCGGCACGCTGTGGATCATCCTCGGCGTCGTCGTCGCCGGCGCGGTCCAGGACATGCTGGTGCTCTTCTACTCGATGCGTCGCGGCGGGCGGTCGCTGGGCCAGATGGCGCGCGACGAGATCGGGCGCTTCGGCGGCACGGTCGCGATCATCGTCGTGTTCGTCATGCTCATGATCGTCCTGGCCGTGCTCGCGCTGGTCTGCGTCAACGCGCTCGCCGAGTCCCCGTGGGGCGTCTTCTCGGTCGGCTGCACCATCCCGATCGCGCTGCTCATGGGCCTGTACCTGCGGTACCTGCGCCCGGGCCGCGTCACCGAGGTGTCGGTCATCGGGTTCGTCGCGCTGCTGGCGGCGATCATCGGCGGACGCTACGTCGCCGAGTCCTCGTGGGGTGACTTCTTCCACCTCACCCCGACGACGCTCGTCGTGTGCATGGTCATCTACGGGTTCTTCGCCGCCGTGCTGCCCGTGTGGCTGCTGCTCACGCCGCGCGACTACCTGTCGACGTTCATGAAGGTCGGGACGATCCTCCTGCTCGCCGTCGGCATCATCGTCGTGCGGCCCATCGCGCAGATGCCCGACGTCACCGAGTTCGCGTTCAACTCGGAGGGCCCGGTGTTCGCCGGGGCGCTCTTCCCGTTCCTGTTCATCACCATCGCCTGCGGCGCCCTGTCCGGCATGCACGCGATGGTCTCCTCCGGGACCACCCCCAAGATGGTCCAGAAGGAGTCGCAGGTCCGCATGATCGGGTACGGCGGCATGCTCATGGAGTCGTTCGTCGCCATCATGGCGCTGGCCGCCGCGGTCTCCCTCAACCAGGGCATCTACTTCTCGATGAACATGTCCCCGGCGTCGATCGAGCAGACGGCCGGCGAGCAGTACTCGGCCGACGGCACGGCCGAGGAGAACGCTGCGGCCGCCATCGCGAACCTCGGCGTCTCGGACCCGGCCGGCGACCAGCCGATCGTCACGTGGGACTCCGTCGTCGACGGTGAGGAAGTCACGCTCACGGGCGCCGCTGCTCTCGAGCAGGTCGCCAAGGACGTCGGCGAGCCGTCCATCGTGTCCCGCACGGGCGGTGCACCCACGCTCGCAGTCGGTATGGCGAACATCATGCACAGCGTCGTCGGCGGAAAAGCCATGATGTCGTTCTGGTACCACTTCGCGATCATGTTCGAAGCGTTGTTCATCCTGTCCGCAGTGGACGCGGTGACCCGCGTGGCGCGGTTCCAGCTGGGGGATGCCATCGGCAACCTGCTGCCGAAGTTCCGGGACCCGGGCTGGCGTCTCGGGTCGTGGCTCACGACGGGCGTCGTCGTGGCCTCGTGGGGATCGCTGCTGCTCATGGGCGTCACCGACCCCAACGGCGGTATCCGCACGCTGTTCCCGCTGTTCGGCATCGCCAACCAGCTCATCGCTGCGAGTGCGCTGACGATCGTCACGGTGATGGTCGTGAAGAAGGGCTTCGTGAAGTGGGCCTGGATCCCGTTGGTGCCGCTCGTGTTCGACACCGCGACCACGTTCACCGCGTCCTACCAGAAGATCTTCTCCAGCGACCTGGCGATCGGCTACTGGGCGCTGCACAACGCCACCAAGGACAAGATCGCGGCCGGCGGGCTCGACGAGCAGGCGCTCGCGAACGCCGAGGCCACCGTGCGCAACACCGCCATCCAGGGAACGCTGTCGATCCTGTTCGTCGTCCTCGTCGGGCTGCTCATGGCGACGGCCGTCGTGGCGGTCGTCAAGTCGCTGAAGGCCGGCGCGGCACGCGGGGACGAGGTCGACACGAGCGAGGACCCCGACGAGCCGTCGCACTTCTACGCGCCGTCCGGCCTGCTGGTGCCGACGCCGCTGGAGCGCAAGGTCGAGGCGGAGTACGCGGTGGTCGGCGACCCGAAGCTGATGGCAGGAGGGTCGCACTGA
- a CDS encoding Fur family transcriptional regulator, producing MIGQRVTRQRVAIAALLEDVEEFRSAQQIHQMLQERGQEIGLATVYRALNAMAEQGQLEVFLQPTGEHTYLRCEPRAEHHHHLVCRVCGRTVDVAAPELEQIVEALAATHDFTDVEHSIDFLGTCRHCAGT from the coding sequence ATGATCGGCCAGCGTGTCACGCGGCAGCGGGTGGCGATCGCGGCGCTGCTGGAGGACGTCGAGGAGTTCCGCAGCGCGCAGCAGATCCACCAGATGCTGCAGGAACGCGGGCAGGAGATCGGCCTGGCCACCGTGTACCGCGCGCTCAACGCCATGGCGGAGCAGGGCCAGCTCGAGGTCTTCCTGCAGCCCACGGGTGAGCACACGTACCTGCGCTGCGAGCCACGCGCCGAGCACCACCACCACCTCGTGTGCCGCGTGTGCGGCCGCACGGTCGACGTCGCCGCCCCCGAGCTCGAGCAGATCGTCGAGGCCCTCGCGGCGACCCACGACTTCACCGACGTCGAGCACTCGATCGACTTCCTGGGCACCTGCCGCCACTGCGCCGGCACCTGA
- a CDS encoding LysR substrate-binding domain-containing protein, translating to MTVHDLADACHVPWVMEPRGTASRHFAEQTCRSAGFEPDVRYETADLQTQIRLVESGNAVAILPGLVWRERTTTCRLVALTGDPHRTVFTSQRTAAAGSPAVTAFREVLERVAR from the coding sequence ATGACGGTGCACGACCTGGCGGACGCCTGCCACGTGCCGTGGGTGATGGAACCGCGCGGCACCGCGTCGCGGCACTTCGCCGAGCAGACCTGCCGGTCGGCCGGGTTCGAGCCGGACGTGCGCTACGAGACGGCCGACCTGCAGACGCAGATCCGGCTCGTCGAGTCCGGCAACGCCGTCGCGATCCTGCCCGGGCTGGTGTGGCGCGAGCGGACGACGACGTGCCGGCTCGTTGCGCTGACCGGGGACCCGCACCGGACGGTCTTCACGTCGCAGCGCACCGCGGCGGCCGGGTCACCCGCGGTCACCGCGTTCCGCGAGGTGCTCGAGCGCGTCGCGCGCTGA